The sequence below is a genomic window from Deltaproteobacteria bacterium.
CAGTGTGTTCCAAGATATGTCCATAGGAAAATTAATCGCCGATTTTGAAGTGGGCGACATCCAGGTACAGGATCTGGTTATAACAAAATAACAGCGTGTACTGCGCTGTTTGGAAGATACGAAATGCGGCTATGCGGACGGAAATTGAAAGTCTATTTTTTTTCAGTCGGTTACATCATCCTTCTGTCGGCGGCTAATCCGGCAGTTTATGCAGGGAATCAGAACAGGGAGACTTTTCAGGCGGCGGAAGCCCTGCTCCAGAAAAAGCAGTTCACGGCGGCGCTGGCACGTTATGAAGAAGTCTTGACCCGTGAACCGTCGTTTGTTGCCGCCTATCGCGGATTGATTCAATGCTATGCCTCCCTGGGAGATCCGGAAGGGGGATCCGCTTTCGTAGAATCGCTTTATATCGAAAATCCCGACAACGCCGGTATCAACTACGGCATGGGCTACGCCTTGTACCGGCTCGGGAAATATCAACAGGCGGCATCCTTTTTCAAGCGGGCCACCGAACTGAACCCTGACCTGGCGGAAGCCTGGAACAACCTGGCGGTTATTTACCATTTCGTTGATCGCGATTATGAAAAGGCAAGGGAATACTATGAAAAAGCCATTGAACTGGGCCGGTGTTCTCACAATAAGCGGGTGATCGACATCGCCGGCGAAAATCTGGCGCATCTTCCCAGGGAGAAAGTAATCACCCCCATTACGGATGATTTGTCCCTAGAAGATTTTCTGAACCGTTTCATCGCTTTTGCCGAGGAAGGAAATAAAGACAAGCTGCAGGCCCTCGTTCTAGGGCAGCGTGACAACTGTCAGCTGGCCATGGATTGGCTCATGCAGCAGGTGCAAAAGGCCCGGAGCCGTCAAGACGAAAAAAGTGAATCCGGCGCCCTGACAATCGCCCGGCTTTTGGCCGGACAGTACCATCAAAGCTTTCAGAGCGATGACCTCTCGGAAAAGCTGGACCTCTATCAAGGGCCAACCAGGCAGTAAAAGGGGCATATCCCGATGCACAAAAAAATTAAAACAACCTGTGCCCGGTGCGGAAAGGATTTGCTCGTACCGGAGCAGGCGGCGGGCAAAAGCATTCTTTGCAGGGCCTGCCGGGAAAAGATGCAGACAGCACGCACGGTAGCCGCCAACACCGCCGACGAAACGCAGACGACTACCGTACAACTGCAGCAACGGACAGCCGCCACAAAAGTGATCAGAGACGTCTTTAAAATAGAACCCAGCATCGATTTGAGCGACACCACCACCGAACCCCTTCCTCCCGGCGCCGAGGCCCGTACCGATGCGGTCCGGAAATCGATCGGCGCCATCATATCTCAGGCCCATAAAGACACCAAATATATCATCGACAGGCAAATCGGAAAGGGAGGCATGGGTGCCGTTCTCGGTACCATAGACCAGGATATCCGCCGCAAAGTGGCCATGAAGGTGATGCTCCCCAAAAACAGGCGTGACACGCCCAAAATCAGGCGGTTTCTGGAGGAAGCCCAGGTCACCGGACAGTTGGAACATCCCAATATCGTCCCTGTTCATGAAATAGGCATTGACGAAAAGGCCAACGTATACTTCACCATGAAGCTGGTGCAGGGAGAAAA
It includes:
- a CDS encoding tetratricopeptide repeat protein translates to MKVYFFSVGYIILLSAANPAVYAGNQNRETFQAAEALLQKKQFTAALARYEEVLTREPSFVAAYRGLIQCYASLGDPEGGSAFVESLYIENPDNAGINYGMGYALYRLGKYQQAASFFKRATELNPDLAEAWNNLAVIYHFVDRDYEKAREYYEKAIELGRCSHNKRVIDIAGENLAHLPREKVITPITDDLSLEDFLNRFIAFAEEGNKDKLQALVLGQRDNCQLAMDWLMQQVQKARSRQDEKSESGALTIARLLAGQYHQSFQSDDLSEKLDLYQGPTRQ